AAATTAAGAAAGTAACACAAACAGCGCTCTAAGCAACCATGAGTTATGTGCGGTCAAAATGACGGACAATCCATATATGACAGGGTGCAACcttctgggaggtagtggaagacaagagggcctggcatgctctgctccatggggtcatgaagagtcggacacgacttaacgactacacAACAATAAACCTTCCAACTTCAGAAATGGTGAGACCAGGCTTTCAtgcatatttatttgttatacatttttttaaaaaaacttcttaacccccgcctttctccttaaagcaGTCCACACGGGAAAGTCAAATTCTTCCTAACAGGCCAAGTCAAAATCATCCCGTTCCTGGTTGTAGTTCAGCACATGCTGGCGTATACGAGAGGAGTCCGTCCAGGTGACGAAGTCCTCCATGGCCCGGGTCACCAAAAACGCCGGGTCTGTCACGACCTCCGGCCCCACCCGCACATGTCCTTGCTCCACAAAGGTCACCGCCGATTTCAGATTCTGGGCCATGCGCAGCTTCAGAAGCAGGCAAGGCAGGCGCCGGCGGCAGAAGGAAGACGCCGAGACACGGTCGCAAATCTCCAAGGAGCTTCTGGAAGCAATCAGCCCCATGGCATAACACTTCTCCAGGAGCGCGGAGGTACTCCGAGCCCGGAAAGCTGCTGACTCTGGGGCATCCCCCAGGTCTCTGATGCGGCGAGCCAACTCCCGAACGGCTCGGCTCAGTTGGTTGTAGCGCGTGTAATCTTCCCTGCGCTGCAAGTGGAAGCGACGGATAACACGCAACTCAGCAAGGTTCCCGGCAGAAGCCTCCCAGTTGATTAGATCTAACTTCTTGAGGAGCTTCTGCTCATGAAACTTCAGCTTGCGCACCATCTTCTTCTCCTGGATATAAATCATCAAAGAGAAAAACATCCTATGATGTATTTAATCACTACCACTCCTTTCCACTTTCCCCTTACGTTTTTGCCTTCAAGACACTCCTTAAATCCTATCTATTATACAGGTTTCCGCAGTATAAGCAGGCATACAGGTTTGGTTTCTGACCGCAGTATGTTTGTgctacttttaatatatttttagcGGAGAGCTGTGATTACATTTAATTTTAGAGATGACAAGTGTGATTTTAGATGTTTGCAATTTGTGATCTTAACTGGAGTTTAAAATCTAGTTGCTAGTTATCCTGGTTGGTCATGTGGCAGGCTGGCAAGTAATATGaacacatcatca
The Pogona vitticeps strain Pit_001003342236 chromosome 1, PviZW2.1, whole genome shotgun sequence genome window above contains:
- the IMP3 gene encoding U3 small nucleolar ribonucleoprotein IMP3 — encoded protein: MVRKLKFHEQKLLKKLDLINWEASAGNLAELRVIRRFHLQRREDYTRYNQLSRAVRELARRIRDLGDAPESAAFRARSTSALLEKCYAMGLIASRSSLEICDRVSASSFCRRRLPCLLLKLRMAQNLKSAVTFVEQGHVRVGPEVVTDPAFLVTRAMEDFVTWTDSSRIRQHVLNYNQERDDFDLAC